One region of Zingiber officinale cultivar Zhangliang chromosome 7B, Zo_v1.1, whole genome shotgun sequence genomic DNA includes:
- the LOC122003655 gene encoding GATA transcription factor 23-like isoform X1, protein MSSFDLNQAPSLSASDGEGQGPFFTPPSNTSSSSSSSSSFLSSFSRNQQHDHPFLQQELKDRYRAISYKVKPPQCRPRGNMKLSPRDQIIKSSGDSISIRACSNCSTTKTPLWRSGPHGPKSLCNACGIRQRKVRRAMEAAAVCSVTKEEKPCNSSVPFKKRYKFTSSSKQKKLFVDEAVVVPVKDERDAAILLMGLSCGLIRG, encoded by the exons ATGTCTTCATTTGATCTGAACCAGGCCCCTTCTCTCTCTGCATCAGATGGAGAAGGCCAAGGCCCTTTCTTCACACCGCCATCCAacacctcttcttcctcctcctcctcctcctcctttctcaGCAGCTTCTCAAGGAACCAGCAACATGATCATCCCTTCCTGCAACAAGAG CTCAAGGATCGATACAGAGCCATCAGCTACAAGGTCAAGCCGCCTCAGTGCAGACCAAGAGGCAACATGAAACTGTCACCTCGAGATCAAATCATCAAGTCTTCTGGTGATTCTATCAGTATCAGAGCCTGCTCCAATTGTAGCACCACAAAGACTCCTCTTTGGAGGAGTGGCCCTCATGGCCCCAAg AGTCTTTGTAATGCTTGTGGAATAAGACAGAGGAAGGTGAGGAGGGCCATGGAAGCTGCTGCTGTGTGTAGTGTGACAAAAGAGGAGAAGCCATGCAACAGTAGTGTGCCATTCAAGAAAAGGTACAAGTTTACCAGCTCAAGTAAACAGAAAAAGCTCTTTGTGGATGAAGCAGTGGTGGTGCCAGTGAAGGATGAGAGAGATGCTGCCATCTTGCTGATGGGGCTTTCCTGTGGCCTAATTAGGGGCTGA
- the LOC122003655 gene encoding GATA transcription factor 23-like isoform X2 translates to MEKAKALSSHRHPTPLLPPPPPPPFSAASQGTSNMIIPSCNKSRIWQLKDRYRAISYKVKPPQCRPRGNMKLSPRDQIIKSSGDSISIRACSNCSTTKTPLWRSGPHGPKSLCNACGIRQRKVRRAMEAAAVCSVTKEEKPCNSSVPFKKRYKFTSSSKQKKLFVDEAVVVPVKDERDAAILLMGLSCGLIRG, encoded by the exons ATGGAGAAGGCCAAGGCCCTTTCTTCACACCGCCATCCAacacctcttcttcctcctcctcctcctcctcctttctcaGCAGCTTCTCAAGGAACCAGCAACATGATCATCCCTTCCTGCAACAAGAG TCGAATATGGCAGCTCAAGGATCGATACAGAGCCATCAGCTACAAGGTCAAGCCGCCTCAGTGCAGACCAAGAGGCAACATGAAACTGTCACCTCGAGATCAAATCATCAAGTCTTCTGGTGATTCTATCAGTATCAGAGCCTGCTCCAATTGTAGCACCACAAAGACTCCTCTTTGGAGGAGTGGCCCTCATGGCCCCAAg AGTCTTTGTAATGCTTGTGGAATAAGACAGAGGAAGGTGAGGAGGGCCATGGAAGCTGCTGCTGTGTGTAGTGTGACAAAAGAGGAGAAGCCATGCAACAGTAGTGTGCCATTCAAGAAAAGGTACAAGTTTACCAGCTCAAGTAAACAGAAAAAGCTCTTTGTGGATGAAGCAGTGGTGGTGCCAGTGAAGGATGAGAGAGATGCTGCCATCTTGCTGATGGGGCTTTCCTGTGGCCTAATTAGGGGCTGA